The Mycolicibacterium fluoranthenivorans genomic interval TGTCAGCGCCGCCGACGTGGAGAACTGGGCTGCCGACGTCGATGCGTTGTTGGCCGAACGGGCCAGGGCCGGTGAGCCGGAGGCGGTGACACTGCCCGCGCAACTGTCGGTCAGCATGCTGGTCGAACTGGGTAAGGACAGGGCGGCCGCCGCGCAACTGTTGCGGCGCAGGCTGCCGGTCCGGCCCGACCCGCATGCCTTGCTGGGCACCGCATTCCATGACTGGGTGCAGCGCTTCTTCCACGCCGAGCGGCTGTTCGACCTGGACGATCTGCCCGGTGCTGTCGATGGGGACACCGGGCGGGCGCACGCCGAGGAACTGGCCGGGTTGCAGGCCGCGTTCGCGTCATCGGCGTGGGCGGCGCGCACCCCCGTCGACGTCGAGGTGCCGTTCGACATGATGATCGGCACGACGGTGGTGCGCGGACGTGTCGATGCCGTGTTCGACGACGGGGACGGCGCGCAGATCGTGGTCGACTGGAAGACCGGTGACCCGCCGGGCACGCCCGAAGCTCAGCGGGCGGCCGCGGTCCAGCTCGCGGTGTACCGGCTGGCGTGGGCGGGGATGTCCGGTCGTCCGCTGGACTCGGTGCGGGCGGCGTTCCACTACGTGCGTAGCGGGGTCACCGTGCGGCCCGACGAACTCCCCGGACCCGATGAACTGGCCGCGCTGCTGGCGCAGGAAGAGCTGACCCTGTGACGGTCACGAATGGCGGTAGATCTTCCACGCCTGCGTGATCATCGGGACCTGCAACGGCAGCCGGGCCACCGCGCCGATGCGCATCGGCAGCGGCTTGTCCTTCCACAGCCGGACCATGTTCACGTTGGCCGGAAACACCCCGACGAACAACGCGATCGAGGCGAGCGCGCCGAGCTTACGGGTGCGCGGTGCGAGCAGAAGCGCGCCTGCCCCGGCCTCCGCAACACCGGAGGCATAGGTGTAAAACCGCGCGCTACCAGGAAGTTCCTCCGGGACGATCGTGTCGAAGGGCTTGGGCGCGGCGAAGTGCAGGATGCCCATGCCCACCAGCCAGCCGCCCATGAAACGAGCACGGGACTGGTTGGATGACTGTCGAACGGCCGAGGAAATGGAAGTCATGGTTACATTGTGGCGTGCCCAGCTCACGCCAATCGGTGAACCGTGGCCAAAGGTAGGTTGCGTCGGCGGCTGGAGGCGGTCGACCAGAACCTGACCTCCCGCCCGGACGCCGACCTCGTCGAAATCCTCAACATCCCGGAGAAGTTCGTCAGTCCGGGTCGCCGAATCTTCATGCGGGTCATCTGGGCGCTGTCCGCTCTGGTCGCGGCCGTGTTCATCGTCTACATCGACCGGCACGGCTACCGCGATGTCGCGGCCACCCCGGAGGAGAGCGACCCGCTGTCCCTGCTGGACTGCATCTACTACGCCACCGTGTCGCTGTCCACCACGGGCTACGGCGACATCACGCCCTATACCGAATCCGCGCGCCTGGTCAACGTTCTGGTGATCACGCCGCTGCGCGTGGCGTTCCTGATCGTGCTCATCGGGACCACCGTCGAGACCTTGACCACCCAGTCGCGCCAGGCACTGAAGATCCAGCGATGGAGGAGATCCGTGCGCAACCACACCATCGTCGTCGGCTACGGAACGAAGGGCCGGACTGCGGTTTCCGCGATGATCGGCGATGACGTGGCGCCCGGGGACATCGTCGTGGTCGACGACGACCCGGCCGCGCTGGAGCGGGCCAGGAGCGCGGGGCTGGTCACCGTGCGCGGTAGCGCCACCGACTCGGAGGTGTTGCGGCTGGCAAGCGCCCAGCACGCCAAGTCGA includes:
- a CDS encoding potassium channel family protein; translation: MAKGRLRRRLEAVDQNLTSRPDADLVEILNIPEKFVSPGRRIFMRVIWALSALVAAVFIVYIDRHGYRDVAATPEESDPLSLLDCIYYATVSLSTTGYGDITPYTESARLVNVLVITPLRVAFLIVLIGTTVETLTTQSRQALKIQRWRRSVRNHTIVVGYGTKGRTAVSAMIGDDVAPGDIVVVDDDPAALERARSAGLVTVRGSATDSEVLRLASAQHAKSIIVAANRDDTAVLVTLTARELAPNAKIIAAVREAENQHLLRQSGADTTVVTSETAGRLLGIATQTPSVVEMMEDLLTPDAGFAVAERPVEPKEEGGSPRHLTDIVLGVVRDGQLLRVDDERVDALEPTDRLLYIRSKE
- a CDS encoding MauE/DoxX family redox-associated membrane protein; its protein translation is MTSISSAVRQSSNQSRARFMGGWLVGMGILHFAAPKPFDTIVPEELPGSARFYTYASGVAEAGAGALLLAPRTRKLGALASIALFVGVFPANVNMVRLWKDKPLPMRIGAVARLPLQVPMITQAWKIYRHS